In one window of Trueperaceae bacterium DNA:
- a CDS encoding PEGA domain-containing protein, whose product MKRLFGAILLLILAPIVLAQGIVVSPQAIVVNPLPSFGVQVWLDRDTSGDASPVYQIGEEVRISARVDQAAWVYIFDVRPNGDVTQIFPNRYDDNNYLAAGETKTLPPGNARYVFNIAAPRGLSKVIAVASKTQLDTSTLARFQRESDIFAQSIIGEQGFAQSFAIVVRPIPQQDWVTDTALYYVGDRPAQAEYGTIELRSSPSRASVYVDGEFVGYTPMRFGARAGSHNVRVESDGYEPYTESFNLRGGETKTVNAQLQQVQRSGTISFTSSPSGADVYVDGRYVGTTPTGQLRFEPGTYTARFERDGYQSTSVQFTVRRGEDRTVDGRLAALTSSVVVRGNIGGALVFIDGRQVGTLPNGSGRLQINDVAPGRHELVLIAPGYATYVTTFDVSAGRDTELNVRQSRF is encoded by the coding sequence ATGAAGAGACTCTTCGGAGCCATCCTGCTGCTCATCCTCGCACCGATCGTGCTCGCCCAAGGCATCGTCGTGAGCCCGCAAGCCATCGTCGTCAACCCGCTTCCCAGCTTCGGTGTCCAGGTCTGGCTGGACCGCGACACCTCGGGCGACGCCAGCCCCGTCTACCAGATCGGGGAGGAAGTCAGGATCAGCGCGCGCGTGGACCAGGCCGCCTGGGTCTACATCTTCGACGTCCGCCCGAACGGCGACGTGACCCAGATCTTCCCGAACCGCTACGACGACAACAACTACCTGGCGGCGGGCGAGACCAAGACCCTGCCCCCGGGCAACGCCCGTTACGTCTTCAACATCGCCGCCCCCCGCGGGCTGTCGAAGGTCATCGCCGTGGCCAGCAAGACGCAGCTCGACACGTCGACCCTCGCCCGCTTCCAGCGCGAGAGCGACATCTTCGCCCAGAGCATCATCGGCGAGCAGGGCTTCGCCCAGAGCTTCGCCATCGTCGTCAGGCCGATCCCCCAGCAGGACTGGGTGACGGACACGGCCCTGTACTACGTCGGCGACCGCCCGGCGCAGGCCGAGTACGGCACCATCGAGCTCCGCTCCAGCCCTAGCAGGGCCTCCGTATACGTCGACGGCGAGTTCGTCGGCTACACACCCATGCGTTTCGGTGCCCGCGCCGGCAGCCACAACGTGCGCGTCGAGTCCGACGGCTACGAGCCGTACACCGAGTCCTTCAACCTGCGTGGCGGCGAGACCAAGACGGTGAATGCCCAGCTCCAGCAGGTCCAGCGCTCCGGCACGATCTCGTTCACGAGCTCGCCAAGCGGCGCCGACGTCTACGTCGACGGCCGCTACGTCGGCACCACTCCGACCGGCCAGCTCCGCTTCGAGCCCGGCACGTACACGGCCCGTTTCGAGCGCGATGGCTACCAGTCCACGAGCGTGCAGTTCACGGTCCGCCGCGGCGAGGACCGCACTGTCGACGGCCGCCTAGCGGCGCTAACCTCGTCCGTGGTCGTGCGCGGCAACATCGGCGGCGCCCTCGTGTTCATCGACGGCCGCCAGGTCGGCACCCTGCCCAACGGCTCGGGCCGCCTGCAGATCAACGACGTGGCCCCCGGCAGGCACGAGCTCGTCCTGATCGCGCCCGGCTACGCGACCTACGTGACGACCTTCGACGTCAGCGCCGGCCGCGACACCGAGTTGAACGTCCGCCAGTCGCGCTTCTAG
- the thrB gene encoding homoserine kinase: MLRAHVPASSANLGPGFDTLGLALDLHLEVTLEPSETDVFVYRGRGGGEGPDGGGVPSTPDNLIHRGFRAVHEHLGLAAPPVAITADNPIPLARGLGSSSAALVAGAALADAVTGGKLGRHGVFDLTAALEGHPDNVGPCVFGGFTVAAAGADGNFLAAALTMPPGWRLLFGVPPFELATSEARSALPDEYSRRAAVLTASRSALWVAAVAQARPELLRAASLDVLHQPYRAHLVPGFATALADLSAAGAYAAFLSGAGPTVGAVTDADGVAACKEALGRFVGTSGEVLELATAGGYTVERF; this comes from the coding sequence ATGCTTCGTGCGCACGTCCCGGCCAGCAGCGCCAACCTCGGGCCGGGCTTCGACACCCTCGGCCTGGCGCTCGACCTTCACCTCGAGGTCACGCTCGAGCCCTCCGAGACCGACGTGTTCGTGTACCGCGGACGGGGCGGCGGCGAAGGCCCTGACGGGGGCGGCGTTCCCAGCACGCCGGACAACCTCATCCACCGCGGCTTCCGCGCCGTCCACGAGCACCTGGGGCTGGCGGCTCCGCCCGTCGCCATCACGGCAGACAACCCGATACCGTTGGCGCGCGGGCTCGGCTCCTCGTCGGCTGCCCTGGTCGCCGGCGCCGCGCTTGCCGACGCCGTCACGGGCGGCAAGCTGGGCAGGCACGGCGTGTTCGACCTCACGGCCGCGCTCGAGGGCCATCCTGACAACGTCGGCCCATGCGTGTTCGGAGGCTTCACCGTCGCTGCTGCAGGCGCCGACGGCAACTTCCTGGCGGCGGCGCTCACCATGCCGCCCGGGTGGCGGCTCCTCTTCGGGGTGCCGCCGTTCGAGCTGGCCACCTCCGAGGCGCGCTCGGCGCTCCCGGACGAGTACAGCAGGCGCGCCGCCGTGCTCACGGCCTCCCGGTCCGCCCTCTGGGTCGCTGCCGTCGCCCAGGCGCGCCCCGAGCTACTGCGCGCGGCCTCGCTCGACGTCCTCCACCAACCTTACCGGGCCCACCTCGTGCCGGGCTTCGCTACGGCCCTGGCCGACCTCTCAGCGGCCGGCGCCTACGCGGCCTTCCTGTCGGGGGCAGGCCCGACTGTCGGGGCCGTGACCGACGCGGACGGTGTCGCAGCCTGCAAGGAGGCGCTCGGGCGCTTCGTCGGCACCAGCGGCGAGGTGCTCGAGTTGGCGACGGCGGGCGGCTACACGGTGGAGCGCTTCTGA
- a CDS encoding NTP transferase domain-containing protein codes for MRDANTLVAVVLAGGGHRDRLARAVGVESKAHVPLGGVPLGEYVLAALRAAACVGRTVYVGDPAGSFSGLYDVRVPAGERLVDSLALGAGAALAQPGDPRWLLVVTADVPWLTGAAIERFVAGAKALVDRDGAPARLVYPVVTEADARAQFPQQDRTYAALADGRFTGGNLALLRADAVPALLPLMERAYRNRKNPLALARLVGLGTLLRLLLGRASVPQLERRVSDLLGAPARALISHDACLAADVDRLEHLPGTLAADLPHLTAPVDLARRT; via the coding sequence ATGCGTGACGCGAACACGCTCGTCGCCGTCGTCCTCGCCGGCGGTGGGCACCGCGACCGCCTGGCGCGCGCCGTCGGGGTGGAGTCCAAGGCGCACGTGCCCTTGGGTGGCGTGCCGCTGGGCGAGTACGTCCTCGCGGCGTTGCGCGCGGCCGCCTGCGTAGGCAGGACGGTGTACGTCGGCGACCCGGCGGGGAGCTTCTCCGGTCTCTACGACGTGCGGGTGCCGGCGGGCGAGCGGCTCGTCGACTCGCTGGCGCTCGGCGCCGGGGCCGCGCTCGCCCAACCGGGCGACCCGCGGTGGCTGCTCGTCGTCACGGCGGACGTCCCCTGGCTCACCGGGGCCGCCATCGAGCGGTTCGTGGCCGGCGCCAAGGCCCTCGTGGATCGAGACGGCGCGCCCGCGCGCCTCGTGTACCCGGTCGTCACCGAGGCGGACGCGCGCGCGCAGTTCCCGCAGCAGGACCGCACCTACGCGGCCCTGGCCGACGGGCGTTTCACCGGCGGCAACCTGGCGCTGCTCCGTGCCGACGCCGTACCGGCCCTCCTGCCGCTCATGGAGCGGGCGTACCGCAACCGCAAGAACCCCCTGGCCCTCGCGCGCCTCGTCGGCCTCGGCACGCTCCTCAGGCTCCTACTCGGGCGCGCGTCGGTACCGCAGCTCGAGCGCCGCGTCAGCGACCTGCTCGGCGCCCCCGCGCGCGCCCTGATCAGCCACGACGCCTGCCTGGCCGCCGACGTCGACCGCCTGGAACACCTGCCAGGCACCCTTGCCGCGGACCTGCCTCACCTCACCGCGCCGGTAGACCTGGCCCGGCGGACCTAG
- the tsaD gene encoding tRNA (adenosine(37)-N6)-threonylcarbamoyltransferase complex transferase subunit TsaD has translation MPGDGSAAKRPLVLGIDTSCDDTGVGIARGSEVIANAVESQTALHARFGGVMPELASREHLEVIDDVVSRALAQAGVELADLDAVAATRGPGLVGALLVGLGYGKALAWGLNVPFVPVHHLEGHLAAAGTEPPFVALLASGGHTALFAVRGWDDVEELGRSRDDAAGEAFDKVARLLGLGYPGGAALARLAASGNDTAVALPFPMQGDKGLEFSFSGLKTAVALLLERDPGLEPADVAASFERVVVGSLVSVTLRALARTGLSRLVVAGGVAANTRLRREFAAAGVDVSFPPPALATDNGAMIALAGAMRLAYGRVPEHPLRADAEPYLPLASSL, from the coding sequence GTGCCGGGCGACGGTTCGGCGGCGAAGCGGCCGCTCGTCCTCGGCATCGACACGTCGTGCGACGACACTGGCGTCGGGATCGCCCGAGGGAGCGAAGTCATAGCGAACGCCGTCGAGTCGCAGACGGCCCTGCACGCCCGCTTCGGCGGAGTGATGCCCGAGCTCGCGAGCCGTGAGCACCTCGAGGTCATCGACGACGTGGTGAGCCGCGCGCTGGCGCAAGCCGGAGTCGAGCTCGCGGACCTGGACGCCGTCGCGGCGACGCGCGGCCCCGGGCTGGTCGGCGCCCTCCTCGTCGGGCTCGGCTACGGCAAGGCGCTCGCGTGGGGCTTGAACGTGCCGTTCGTGCCCGTCCACCACCTCGAGGGGCACCTCGCGGCCGCCGGCACCGAGCCCCCGTTCGTCGCGCTGCTCGCCTCGGGCGGTCATACGGCCCTCTTCGCCGTGCGCGGCTGGGACGACGTCGAGGAGCTCGGGCGCAGCCGCGACGACGCCGCGGGCGAGGCGTTCGACAAGGTAGCGCGCCTCCTCGGCCTCGGCTACCCCGGCGGAGCGGCGCTGGCGCGCCTGGCGGCCTCCGGGAACGACACGGCGGTGGCGCTCCCTTTCCCCATGCAGGGCGACAAGGGCCTGGAGTTCTCCTTCAGCGGCCTGAAGACGGCGGTGGCGCTCCTGCTGGAGCGCGACCCCGGGCTCGAGCCGGCTGACGTAGCGGCCTCGTTCGAACGCGTGGTGGTCGGGTCGCTCGTGAGCGTCACGTTGCGGGCGCTGGCACGGACCGGGCTCTCGCGCCTGGTGGTCGCCGGCGGGGTGGCCGCGAACACCAGGCTGCGCCGCGAGTTCGCGGCGGCCGGCGTCGACGTCTCGTTCCCGCCACCGGCACTGGCGACTGACAACGGCGCGATGATCGCGTTGGCGGGCGCCATGCGCCTGGCATACGGTCGTGTGCCCGAGCACCCCCTGCGGGCGGACGCCGAGCCGTACCTGCCGCTCGCTAGCTCGCTGTGA